One Mycolicibacterium doricum genomic window, CTTGTTCGCGCCGACGCAACTGCTGCACGGGAGCCTGCTGTCGTCGAGTTTTCCCGCGATGCGCGATCCCGGCGTCGCGATCGACGTCTACCGCGGTGACACCGGGCTCGACTCCGGCCGGCCGCAGAACATCTTCTCCCTCGACGAGCGGCTGGTCGGTCAGGGCCGGCTCACCCGCGAAGCCAGGGTGAACCTCAGCGTCGGCGGCGAAACCCGCCTCGACGACGGCACCGTCGTCCGTTTCGACGGCGCTGCGCCGTTCGTGAACGTGCAGGTCTCGCACGACCCGGCGCAAATGTGGGTGCTGGTGTTCGCGATGAGCATGATGGCGGGTCTACTGGTGTCGTTGATCGTGCGTCGCCGCCGGGTCTGGGTTCGGATCACGCCGGCGCATCCGGGTACCGTTGGCGTCGAATTCGGCGGGTTGGCCCGTACCGACAACTCCGGGTGGGGCGAGGAGTTCGAGCGGTTGACGGTGCGGCTGTTGGCCGGCCACCCCGACGCTGGTCACACCGACACGCAAGCCGACGCCGTGTCAGGAGCCGAAGCCGTGTCAGGAGAGAGAGTCACATGAACAGTCCCGACATCGACCTCGGTCTGGCCCGGTTTTCCGATTGGGCGTTCACCTCATCGGTCCTGGTCCTGGTGGGGGCGATGCTGCTGCTCGCCGTCGAACTGGCCTACAGCCGCAGCCGCGGGGTCGCCAACCGTGAGCTGATCGGCGCCGGAGCCGCCCCGGCGGCGACATCGGGTCTAGCCGCCCCGGCGGCGACATCGGGTCGCACCATCGGCGCCGACAGCGCGGGCCCGGGCGTCGTCGCCGACGTCCCCAAGCGTCCGCTCGGCGAGCGGATCGGTTCGTCGGGCGTGGCGCTGGTCTACGTGGGCACCGGGTTGCTGCTGGCCTGCATCGTGCTGCGCGGCCTGTCCACCTCACGGGTCCCGTGGGGCAACATGTACGAGTTCATCAACCTGACGTCGTTCTGCGGGCTGGTCGCCGCCGCGGTGGTGCTGCGCCGGCCCCAGTACCGCGCGCTGTGGGTGTTCGTCCTGGTGCCGGTCCTGATCCTGCTGACGGTGTCGGGTCGGTGGCTCTACTCGCACGCCGCGCCGGTCATGCCGGCGTTGCAGTCGTACTGGCTGCCTATCCACGTGTCGGTGGTCAGTCTCGGCTCCGGGGTGTTCCTCGTGGGCGGCGTCGCCAGCATTCTGTTCCTGGTCAAGATGTCGCGGTTCGGCCAGCCCGAGAACGACGGGATGGTGTCGCGGGTGGTGCAGCGGCTGCCCGACGCGCAGACCCTCGACCGGATCGCATACCGCACGACGATCTTCGCGTTCCCCGTCTTCGGGTTCGGCGTGATCTTCGGTGCCATCTGGGCCGAGGAGGCGTGGGGCCGCTACTGGGGCTGGGACCCCAAGGAGACGGTGTCGTTCATCGCCTGGGTGGTCTACGCCGCCTACCTGCACGCCCGCTCGACCGCGGGATGGCGCGACCGCAAGGCCGCGTGGATCAATGTGGCCGGGTTCACCGCGATGGTGTTCAACCTGTTCTTCATCAACCTCGTCACCGTCGGCCTGCACTCCTACGCCGGGGTCGGCTGATGGGTGACCACTCGGCGGGTGGGTTCCGGGCTCAGCAGCGGTTCCGCGACCCGGCGGCCGTCGAGCCGCAGGTGCCGCCGGAGTGGTCGGCCCCCACCCCGCCGGATGGCATCCCCGTCGTCGACCCGGCCGCCGTGGCCCCCACCCGGCCGGTCGCCGAACCCCCGCGACCGGTCTCGCATCCGGTGTCGCAACCGCTGCCCGTACCGCCGACGCCGTACCTGGATCTGTCGACGGTGGCGCTGCTGGGCCGGCCCAAACAGGCGCCCTCGCACGGGTGGCGCAAGTGGCTGTACCTGGCGACGTTCCAACTGGTCAACATCGGTGAGAGCCGGGAGGCCGCACAGCAGGACAGCCTCGTCGCACGGGTGAAGCAACCGCTGGCCGGCTGCTATCGCATCGCAGTGCTCTCGCTGAAGGGCGGCGTCGGGAAGACCACGATCACCGCCACCCTGGGCGCCACTTTCGCCTCGATCCGCGGGGACCGCGTGGTGGCCGTCGACGCCAACCCCGACCGGGGGACGTTGAGCCAGAAGGTGCCGTTGGAGACGACGGCGACGGTGCGTCACCTGCTCC contains:
- the ccsB gene encoding c-type cytochrome biogenesis protein CcsB; translation: MNSPDIDLGLARFSDWAFTSSVLVLVGAMLLLAVELAYSRSRGVANRELIGAGAAPAATSGLAAPAATSGRTIGADSAGPGVVADVPKRPLGERIGSSGVALVYVGTGLLLACIVLRGLSTSRVPWGNMYEFINLTSFCGLVAAAVVLRRPQYRALWVFVLVPVLILLTVSGRWLYSHAAPVMPALQSYWLPIHVSVVSLGSGVFLVGGVASILFLVKMSRFGQPENDGMVSRVVQRLPDAQTLDRIAYRTTIFAFPVFGFGVIFGAIWAEEAWGRYWGWDPKETVSFIAWVVYAAYLHARSTAGWRDRKAAWINVAGFTAMVFNLFFINLVTVGLHSYAGVG